In Ignavibacteriales bacterium, a single genomic region encodes these proteins:
- a CDS encoding SpoIIE family protein phosphatase yields MPVQSGQDPRLQSLEEENKRLKRAVEELSVLNDLARAIGASLNTEEIVQTIVRRSLRASSAEQGVITLVEEESNQSMKTLVRTMVSSREQGHFHFSQALLGWMHLNKKPLVINDPKTDERFRGIPWEESVLSLIAVPMMVKSELRGVLTVYNKKDGKPFTEDDQRLLAIIAGQSGQVVENARLYEKEKTLVKMQEELKFAARIQNELLPKSAPSIPGYEIAGRSIPAQEVGGDYYDFIPIDDHHLAFCLGDVTGKGLPASLLMANLQATLRGQTLTTASPRTCLERSNQLLYQSTSPEKFATLFYAILDTQNHQLHYSNAGQDSPYLCATQSGIKRLKVGGIPLGMLPNFGFEEESVPMEDDSLLIVYSDGVTEAMNVEEDMFGDDRIAAVIDQHKHAPASEIIDHLVAAVKKHAAGHAQSDDITVVVMRRKKN; encoded by the coding sequence ATGCCCGTCCAGTCTGGCCAGGATCCGCGGCTGCAATCTCTTGAAGAGGAAAACAAACGCCTGAAACGCGCCGTCGAAGAGCTTTCGGTATTGAATGATCTGGCGCGTGCAATTGGAGCGTCTCTCAACACAGAAGAGATTGTACAGACGATTGTGCGTCGCTCGCTGCGGGCAAGCAGCGCCGAACAGGGTGTCATCACGCTGGTTGAAGAAGAATCCAACCAATCGATGAAGACGCTTGTTCGGACGATGGTGAGTTCGAGAGAACAGGGACATTTTCATTTCAGCCAGGCGCTTCTTGGCTGGATGCACCTCAACAAGAAGCCCCTGGTCATCAACGACCCAAAAACCGATGAGAGATTCCGCGGTATCCCGTGGGAAGAATCCGTTCTGTCACTTATCGCAGTTCCCATGATGGTCAAGTCCGAATTGCGGGGAGTGCTGACTGTCTACAACAAGAAAGACGGGAAGCCCTTCACAGAAGACGATCAGAGACTTCTGGCGATCATTGCGGGACAATCGGGTCAGGTCGTGGAAAACGCACGACTCTACGAGAAAGAGAAGACTCTCGTTAAAATGCAGGAAGAGCTGAAGTTCGCGGCCCGTATTCAGAACGAACTTCTGCCGAAATCAGCCCCCAGTATTCCCGGCTATGAAATTGCGGGCAGATCCATTCCGGCCCAGGAAGTTGGAGGCGACTATTACGACTTCATCCCCATCGATGACCATCATCTCGCTTTCTGTCTCGGAGACGTTACCGGCAAGGGGTTGCCCGCTTCTCTCCTGATGGCCAATCTTCAGGCAACGCTGCGCGGACAAACGCTGACAACAGCATCCCCGAGAACATGTCTGGAGCGTTCGAACCAATTGCTGTATCAAAGCACCAGCCCCGAGAAATTTGCCACTCTGTTCTATGCTATCCTTGACACGCAGAACCATCAGCTTCATTATTCCAATGCCGGTCAGGATAGTCCTTATCTTTGTGCCACCCAATCCGGAATCAAACGCCTGAAGGTCGGCGGAATCCCCCTCGGGATGCTGCCCAACTTCGGTTTCGAGGAAGAGTCCGTTCCGATGGAAGATGACAGCCTCCTGATTGTCTATTCCGACGGCGTTACGGAAGCCATGAATGTCGAAGAAGACATGTTCGGCGATGATCGCATCGCTGCTGTGATCGATCAGCACAAGCACGCGCCCGCCTCCGAGATCATCGACCACCTCGTTGCAGCCGTGAAGAAACATGCGGCCGGCCACGCCCAATCCGACGACATTACCGTAGTCGTCATGCGACGGAAGAAGAACTAA
- a CDS encoding protein kinase, translating to MIGTTISHYRILEKLGEGGMGVVYKAQDTNLDRFVALKFLSSSLSSSRENKARFLQEAKATAALTHPNILSVYEIGESDDSMFLAMEFLEGTTLKIHVAELKTGSGVPIHQALEWTENIALGLKAAHEKNIVHRDIKSENIMITRNGQLKIMDFGLAKLKNHSTLTKAGTSLGTLAYMSPEQAQGQTADARSDLWSLGIIFFELLTADLPFKSEHEAGLLYLIVNQDPPSPSELDRRIPHAVDGLARKLLAKDRNQRYQTADEVFEALRRIRQEMSAAATSEKQKAIAVLPFTNIGADKENEYFGDGLTEELIVHLSQLKNIDVVSKTSTMQFKGTNKDIKTIGRELGSRYILEGSVRKFQDNLRIAVQLIDVESGRQLWAESYKGTLADVFDIQEQVAKQIVDALMIKLTPTEKTVLSKRTTVNAEAFDCNLRARDFLSRRTRTSVNMAVQFFQKAIQLDPRYASAYAGLGESYGILYRDFDRKEAWLDRALDVSLKAIMYDASLSEAYASLALAYLGKSSLDEALEASQKAIILDPKNFNAYWILSRIYHTTDRDKEAADALEKAIALNPEFLQAYDDLVMYLERLGNKQKYDEVLHNVLQVYPGYLERYPDDAYRRMAFAVHLVYENRSAEARREGEKALETSSSDPIMMYYGACLYARLRENHRAVDLLRSAVENGYENFEWIKRDPDFENIRSEPGYIELLKGR from the coding sequence ATGATAGGCACGACAATATCCCATTATAGGATTTTGGAAAAGCTTGGTGAAGGAGGTATGGGCGTGGTGTATAAGGCTCAAGACACCAACCTCGACCGTTTTGTTGCGTTGAAATTTCTCTCCTCCTCCCTTTCTTCATCGCGGGAGAACAAGGCCCGGTTTCTCCAGGAGGCGAAGGCGACCGCCGCCCTGACGCATCCAAATATTCTTTCTGTCTACGAGATCGGCGAGAGCGATGACTCGATGTTCCTTGCCATGGAATTCCTCGAGGGAACAACTCTGAAGATTCACGTTGCGGAGCTGAAGACGGGCTCCGGCGTGCCTATTCACCAGGCGCTTGAATGGACGGAGAATATCGCCCTGGGACTCAAGGCCGCGCACGAAAAGAACATCGTGCATCGCGATATCAAGTCAGAGAACATCATGATCACCCGGAACGGTCAGTTGAAGATCATGGACTTCGGTCTGGCCAAGTTGAAGAATCACAGTACACTCACAAAGGCCGGAACATCCCTCGGGACCCTTGCCTATATGTCGCCCGAGCAGGCCCAGGGGCAGACAGCCGACGCCCGGTCGGATCTCTGGTCTCTTGGCATCATATTCTTTGAGCTGTTGACTGCCGATCTTCCCTTCAAATCAGAGCACGAAGCAGGGCTCTTATATCTCATCGTAAATCAGGACCCACCATCACCGAGCGAACTTGACAGAAGGATACCACACGCTGTCGATGGTCTTGCGCGCAAGCTGCTCGCGAAGGATCGGAATCAGCGATATCAGACGGCCGATGAAGTTTTTGAAGCTCTCCGAAGGATCCGGCAGGAGATGAGCGCCGCAGCCACGTCCGAAAAGCAAAAGGCCATCGCCGTTCTTCCATTCACCAACATCGGTGCGGACAAGGAGAACGAGTATTTCGGCGACGGATTGACCGAGGAGCTGATCGTACACCTCTCGCAGCTGAAAAATATCGATGTTGTCTCGAAGACGAGCACAATGCAGTTCAAGGGAACCAACAAGGATATCAAGACCATCGGCCGGGAATTGGGTTCGCGCTACATCCTCGAAGGGAGCGTCCGGAAATTTCAGGACAATCTCCGAATCGCCGTTCAGCTGATCGACGTGGAGAGCGGGCGTCAACTCTGGGCCGAGTCGTATAAAGGAACGCTGGCGGACGTCTTCGATATCCAGGAACAGGTGGCGAAACAGATTGTCGATGCGTTGATGATCAAGCTGACGCCGACCGAGAAAACCGTGTTGTCAAAACGCACCACGGTGAATGCCGAAGCATTTGACTGCAATCTTCGTGCACGCGACTTCCTCAGTCGCCGTACCAGGACAAGCGTGAACATGGCTGTCCAGTTTTTCCAGAAGGCCATTCAACTCGATCCACGGTACGCATCGGCGTACGCGGGCCTGGGAGAATCGTATGGCATTCTCTACCGTGATTTCGATCGGAAGGAAGCGTGGCTCGATCGTGCTCTTGATGTGAGTTTGAAGGCAATCATGTACGACGCTTCTTTATCGGAGGCATACGCCTCCCTGGCACTTGCCTATTTGGGCAAGAGCTCTTTGGACGAAGCTCTTGAGGCGAGTCAAAAGGCGATTATCCTCGACCCGAAGAATTTCAACGCATACTGGATCCTCTCAAGAATCTACCATACCACCGATCGGGACAAAGAAGCGGCAGATGCGTTGGAAAAGGCCATTGCACTGAATCCTGAATTCCTCCAAGCTTATGATGATCTGGTGATGTATCTCGAGCGGCTTGGCAACAAACAGAAATACGACGAAGTACTGCACAACGTCCTTCAGGTCTATCCCGGATATCTGGAGCGCTATCCGGACGATGCTTACCGGCGAATGGCGTTCGCCGTTCACCTGGTGTACGAAAACCGATCCGCGGAGGCAAGAAGGGAAGGCGAAAAGGCCCTTGAAACAAGCTCGAGCGACCCCATAATGATGTACTACGGCGCATGCCTCTATGCCCGACTCCGGGAGAACCACCGGGCCGTGGACTTGCTGAGGAGCGCCGTAGAAAATGGCTATGAGAATTTTGAGTGGATTAAACGGGACCCGGATTTTGAAAATATCCGGAGCGAGCCCGGATATATAGAGTTGCTGAAGGGGCGGTAA